The DNA region GATGCACATGGCGTATATGATGTTCTTCCAGGGATTACAGGCTTGTCACAAGTAAATAATATAGATATGTCCACACCCGAGTTATTGGCAAAAACCGATAAAACAATGATAGATAATATGAAGTTGACCACTTATTTTGAACTGATTTTAAAAACGGTCACGGGAAAAGGAAGTGGCGACACAATAAAGTAGTTAAATATAACTGATGCATCAGTCCTATATATGAAACAAAAAAAAGCCCTTATAAATAAGGGCTTTTTTCTAACAAAGATAAGTATTAGTTATACCAATAACACCAAGTAAGTAATCAAAAATTCTGACGCAATTATCGAGTGTTTTAACAAGCTAGAATGATCAGCTATTTAGTACGATTTGTATTAGATGTCTTTTTATACTTGAACAGTATTACATTAATAAGATAACCAATACAGTAATATAAGCTCAATGAAATAGATAGTTTCTCTTCATTCCTATATATATTCCAAAAAAATGGTATTAACTTAAATTTCGACGAACTCACCGAACCTTCAATTAAATTGTAATCCGCTAAATTTTGTTGCATCCCATAAATGATTTTTGACTTTTTAACTAATTTTAACCATAAAGCAAAATCTTCATGTCCACAAATTGGAAACCTTAAATCACCTAATAAATCTTTACGTACCATAGCAGTCAAACACCCAACACTATTGTTAGTAAGTAAATCTTTATACGTCACCTCTTTAGGTGGCACGTAACTACTAATAACAATACCAGATTTTACTAATCTATAACCAGAACAAGTAAAACTAATGTCGTTTTGCACCATTAAATTGATTTGAGTTTCTAATTTATTATTACACCAAATATCATCAGAATCTAAGAAAGCTATATAATCACCTTTGGCATGGTCAATACCAATATTTCTGGGCTTAGCTGGAGATCCTGAATTTACATCTAATTCTATGCACTTTATACGTTTATCAGAAAATGTATTAACTAACTCAACTGTATTATCAGTTGAGTAGTCATCAATTATTATAAGTTCCCAATTAGCATAAGACTGTGATAAAACTGACTCAATTGATTTATCAATCGTTGTAGCACTATTATATGATGGCATAATAACTGATACCATTGATAGTTCAGAACAGTTCATTAAGTGTTTGTCTCCAGAACGATTTATTTAAGCGCGTATTTTAATCAAATACTTGAAAAATATATTCAATAATTTTAATGGTAATTTAAACAATTTAAAATATACAATCATAAACGTAATAATACTTCTAAATGATTGAGTTCTATATACAGAAATAAATTCATTTCTAGAAATAATATGTTTAATACAAACATTAGCATTAGAATAGTCGTTGTTAAAATCGTCACTTCTAATTAAATTTATAACAATACCAAAGCATTCTTTAACAATACAAATGTTGGCATAATTAGATGTATTAGATCTTATTTTTAGCAGCTCTAAAGCTTCTAAAAGCTTACCAAGAACAGCGCTATTTGTCGTGGTTATTGAACCTTCCCTAATTCGATAACCATAAAGAGGTTCGTTTATATGAACAAATGAACGTGTCATATTTATCAATAAGGGTATTGTAGATATATCCTCAAATACTTTCCCTTCTGGAAATAGTGGTGATAAATTAAGAAGAAGGCTACGTTTAAACACCTTATTCCAAGCATAAAGAGGTTTAGTGTAATAATCCTCTATTTTTTTTACAGAGCAATTTATATGACTAGTTACTAATGATGGAGCATCTTTAAATCTAAATGCGTTAAATGAAATTAAGTCCACACTTTGATTACTTATCGTCTCTAATAATAGAGCAATAGCAGTAGAAGATATCACATCATCTGAATCAATGAAAAATACATAATCTCCAGATGCATGTATTAAACCATAGTTTCTTGCAGAAGATAATCCACCATTTTCTTTTGTGTATAGCTTCATATTAGAGCTTATATGCTTTTTACATATGTCTATAGAGTTGTCAGGAGAACCATCATCTACAAAGATAAATTCAACCTTTGTATTATCAAATTTATCGCAAGAAAGGGAATTAAGTAAGTCTTCTATATAGTTTTCTACATTATATACAGGAATAATTATCGATAATAACATCTCAGTCTCTTGTATTTGATTTGGTATTAATTTTTTTAATTAAACATAATTGTTTTATACTTATATACATCATCAGCGTAAACGATAACTTTATACAAATATGGTAATGAAATGAAACAGGTAACCAAAACAAACTCCAACCAACGTCTTTTTAAACAAAAATACTTACAAACATAATAAATAGGGTATATATTAAACCAAATAAAGTATGCATACACTCTAGGATAAAGTCCAATAATATCAACAAGTATTATTGACATGTATAAAAAAGAGAAAGCTGTAACATTAAATTTAAAAAAATTACTTTGAGTGAATTTACATATTGGACCATGCTTTAGATAGAGGTAATAAAAAACTATGTAGACAGGTATGTTTACTAATTTTAGTATTGTTGTTTTTAATCCGACACCTTCATTCAAACTAGTTTGGAAATATTTAGCATAAGTACCAGTATATAAAGATGAAAGAGTTCCCCAGTATACATATATAAAACCAAACAAAATAAATGAAGCTAAAAAGTAAACTAATGTATATTTTCTTTTAAACTTAGATATGTAATTCAAAGGTATAAAAATAAGCATTATAAATGATGAAGGGTGACAAAATATTGCAGTACAAAAAAACAATAATGCTTTTAAAATTTTTCCATTTACCAGAAAAAAGACAAAGTAGAGAGAGAGTATAATTGCGACATACTGTCTTAATTGACTCATTTGATAATGATAGAAATTTGTTATCACAAACATCACAAAAAATAACAAAGCTAGACTTACTTTATTATACTTATTTTTCACCAAAGAAAGATAACCAAACAGTAACACAGAATGTAGTAAAGAATATGTGACAAATATATACTGTGATGATAACCCTAATTTATTAAGCATGATCACTATACCAGAGAATATATATTCATGATTTCCTAGATAGTAACCTAACTCATATTGGTAGTTATTATATATAGATGAATATGAAAAATAATCTCTTCCGATATCATACTGTATACTCGCCACTGCAATATATATTACTATAATAGGTATAAGTACAATAAATGCTCTATAATGAAAAGTCTTTGTTGTAATTTTATCAATAACAGCTAAATGTATTGTTAGTAATGATAGTAAGATAATGTAAATCAATTTTACCTCACAAACGCATTAACGTTATGTGACACCCGCTTTTCTTCAGGGGGTAACTCCATATAATTTCCATATAACTGGCCAAGATATGTATCATAATCTTGAATGCCATTATATTGCTTTCCACAAAATGTGTATTTAGAGTAATTATCATATATTTCTTTTTCAAAGATATCTTTTTTATAATAAACACTACCAGTACTAATAGCAAAATTAGATTTAACTTTATTGAAATTAAAAAATTTGTTGATAGCTTTTTTAGCGATTAGGTTAACACCAGGGAATTTCCCCATAATAATATATGCAACCTTTGACACTTTACTATTAAATCGTTCATTAAAAATATATTTTGAGAAATATATTTTTTTAAATAACACAAAAGAATTAGATTTATATGATGCTATTTTTTTTGATCCAGAGAAATAATCTATTGGAAATATATCAATATTAATTCCAATCCCATCTATATATGAAGGTGCATCTGGCTCAACAAGTAATGTGTTTTTAATGGCTAATTTTCCACAATTTTTAAAATACGGCTTATCACCTTCAGGCATTGAAGAATATGAGACTAAGTTTGGAATAGACTTGGTAATGTTACTGATAAGAAAATCATAGTCTTCTCGTGGCATCATAATATCTATATCATCATCCCAAGGAATATAGCCTTTATGGCGAATTGCGCCTAACATAGTACCACCGGCTAGAGAGTATTTTAAATTATTCGCTGAGCAATATTCATGAACATAATCTAAGATCTTTATTTGAAATTGACGTAATTCCTTCATTGATAATTCATTCATAATTTATCACTAAAGCTATTTAGTGTCCTCTCAATTCCGTTTGATAAGTTAACTAAAGGTATCCAACCCAACTGTTCAATTCTATCAGTATTTAATCGAGTTCGAGGGTAATTACAATATAGTCCATCGACAGGCTCAATTCTTGTTAATTCTATACCCTTTCCTGATTTATTTATGATTTCTTTTGCAAGATCAAAGATCGTTATGTCTTCTTTTTCATTAGCTATATTATATACCGTTGATACTTCACCTTTTAGTAATACTAACAACATTGCGTTTATAGCATCCGTTACATAACAAAACGAACGTATAGCCAAGCCATCACTATTAAGTCTGATATTTATTGACTGTAAAGTATCACCTATAAAATCAGACATAACTCTGCCATCGTTTAACTTCATTCCAGGACCATAAGAATGTGCAATTCTTACAACATTGAATGGGATTCCATATTGAATATTGGCACTCTTAAATATATTTTCGGCCATACGCTTGCTTTCAGGATAACAGGAACGTGCATCTAATGGATCAAAACACCCCATAGTGGTTTCATAAATTTCATCTTTATCTTGAACATTGCCATAGACTTCTCTAGTCGATGTGAAAAGGCAATTAATGATGTTATTTTTTTTAGCAAGGTTAACAATATTTAAAGAACCTAAGACATTTGCTTCTATTATATTTACAGGTTCATTTTTAATATAAAAAGGGCTCGAATTACCAGCAGCATGAAGAATATAATCAATATTAGAAGTTAAAGTAATTTCATCTTTAATATCTTGAACTAAAAACATCAAATGATCATTTTCCATGCCAAATCTTTCGATTAAGCGTTCTTTGGAACGACCCAATAAAATGATATTAATATTATAGCCTTTTTCATTTAAAAAAAGTAAAAAATCAACAGTACAAGCGGCTAACATTCCAAGCGCACCAGAGATAAGTATTGTTTTATCTTTTAGTTTTTCGAATTCTTTATCATGGCGGTTTACTAAAGTATCAAAATCATTAGTGAAATTATTCATTAAAAGCCCTTAATTGAAAATAGCCATTTGTTCATTTGCATCCAAAATAGCTTTGAAAATAAAAAAGTCAATTGGTGTTGTGATTTTTATATTTTCTGAAATACCTTCTATTAAATGTACACTAAATCCATAATGGTTCATTAATGAA from Vibrio rarus includes:
- a CDS encoding NAD-dependent epimerase/dehydratase family protein — encoded protein: MNNFTNDFDTLVNRHDKEFEKLKDKTILISGALGMLAACTVDFLLFLNEKGYNINIILLGRSKERLIERFGMENDHLMFLVQDIKDEITLTSNIDYILHAAGNSSPFYIKNEPVNIIEANVLGSLNIVNLAKKNNIINCLFTSTREVYGNVQDKDEIYETTMGCFDPLDARSCYPESKRMAENIFKSANIQYGIPFNVVRIAHSYGPGMKLNDGRVMSDFIGDTLQSINIRLNSDGLAIRSFCYVTDAINAMLLVLLKGEVSTVYNIANEKEDITIFDLAKEIINKSGKGIELTRIEPVDGLYCNYPRTRLNTDRIEQLGWIPLVNLSNGIERTLNSFSDKL
- a CDS encoding LicD family protein, coding for MKELRQFQIKILDYVHEYCSANNLKYSLAGGTMLGAIRHKGYIPWDDDIDIMMPREDYDFLISNITKSIPNLVSYSSMPEGDKPYFKNCGKLAIKNTLLVEPDAPSYIDGIGINIDIFPIDYFSGSKKIASYKSNSFVLFKKIYFSKYIFNERFNSKVSKVAYIIMGKFPGVNLIAKKAINKFFNFNKVKSNFAISTGSVYYKKDIFEKEIYDNYSKYTFCGKQYNGIQDYDTYLGQLYGNYMELPPEEKRVSHNVNAFVR
- a CDS encoding glycosyltransferase family 2 protein, which translates into the protein MLLSIIIPVYNVENYIEDLLNSLSCDKFDNTKVEFIFVDDGSPDNSIDICKKHISSNMKLYTKENGGLSSARNYGLIHASGDYVFFIDSDDVISSTAIALLLETISNQSVDLISFNAFRFKDAPSLVTSHINCSVKKIEDYYTKPLYAWNKVFKRSLLLNLSPLFPEGKVFEDISTIPLLINMTRSFVHINEPLYGYRIREGSITTTNSAVLGKLLEALELLKIRSNTSNYANICIVKECFGIVINLIRSDDFNNDYSNANVCIKHIISRNEFISVYRTQSFRSIITFMIVYFKLFKLPLKLLNIFFKYLIKIRA
- a CDS encoding glycosyltransferase family 2 protein, with amino-acid sequence MNCSELSMVSVIMPSYNSATTIDKSIESVLSQSYANWELIIIDDYSTDNTVELVNTFSDKRIKCIELDVNSGSPAKPRNIGIDHAKGDYIAFLDSDDIWCNNKLETQINLMVQNDISFTCSGYRLVKSGIVISSYVPPKEVTYKDLLTNNSVGCLTAMVRKDLLGDLRFPICGHEDFALWLKLVKKSKIIYGMQQNLADYNLIEGSVSSSKFKLIPFFWNIYRNEEKLSISLSLYYCIGYLINVILFKYKKTSNTNRTK
- a CDS encoding EpsG family protein — protein: MASIQYDIGRDYFSYSSIYNNYQYELGYYLGNHEYIFSGIVIMLNKLGLSSQYIFVTYSLLHSVLLFGYLSLVKNKYNKVSLALLFFVMFVITNFYHYQMSQLRQYVAIILSLYFVFFLVNGKILKALLFFCTAIFCHPSSFIMLIFIPLNYISKFKRKYTLVYFLASFILFGFIYVYWGTLSSLYTGTYAKYFQTSLNEGVGLKTTILKLVNIPVYIVFYYLYLKHGPICKFTQSNFFKFNVTAFSFLYMSIILVDIIGLYPRVYAYFIWFNIYPIYYVCKYFCLKRRWLEFVLVTCFISLPYLYKVIVYADDVYKYKTIMFN